CCCTGATCAGGGACAAGACCATTCTTCAGGTCAGCGAGGGGTCTTCCAACGCGGCCTGAATGACGGAACGGGAGGCTTCCGCCAGCCCCTTGCGATCGTATTCGGATGCCGGCAGGGTGCCGGAAAAGCACACATGCACCTGGCTGCCGGGGCGCGCCAGAATACCCAGCAGAATGCGAAAGAAGCTGCGTCCCCTGGTATAGGGCGCCAGGGTGTCCGGCTGTCCATTCACCCGGTAACACAGTGCCACGGGGATCACGGGAGCCCCCGTATCGATGGCGGCGCTGAACAGGCGCGGGAAAAAGCGCCGTACTTGTCTGCCGTCGGAGGTGGTTCCTTCCGGAAAGATGGCCATACGGCGACCTTCTCTGAGGCGGGTGGCTATGGCCTGGGAAATGCGTTTTGCGTCATGTTTGCCGCGGCGGATGAACAAGGTTCCCGAGGCTATGGCAAACCAGCCGATTACCGGCCAGTACCGGATACTGTTCTTGGACAGAAATGCCGAACCCGTGAGGGAATTGATCACCGGAATATCCAGCCAGGAAACATGGTTGGCGACCAGCAGGCCGCTTTCCCCGGGAATGTCGCCATGCACGATGACCTCCACCCCCAGGATGTCCAGTAGCCGGGCTGACCAGCGTGCTACGGGTTGTGGATCGGGAAAACTTACGCCATCAGGAGCCTGGCGCTTGTGAATGCTCAGGCTCAGCCAGATGCCATACAGGGTGTGCAGCAGCAGCAACAGGAAGCGCTGGATAATCCGGAGTAGTGTCATGCCTGCCGCTGCCTCGTGTATTCATACATGACGATAGAGGCGGCGATACTCACGTTGAGGCTTTCCACCCGGCCAAACTGGGGGATATGCAGGAGTTGGATGTCCGGATAGTCTGCCGGATCGAAACTCAGGCCAATCTCCTCGTGACCGAAGATGAATGCGCTGCGATCCGGCAGTATTTCCCCGGGCAGGGCATGGCGGCTGTCTGGCGACAGGGCATACAGGGTGTAGTCCCGGGCCCGCAGATCCTTGTGGCTTTGGTCAAAATTCCCGAAGAACCGGGCAGGTACCTGGCGAAAAGCACCCTTGGCCGGAGACGGGTCGAAAGGGCCAATGTCGATGAGCTGCACTTCGTGGGCTCCAAATGCTTCTGCGCTGCGAAAGATCTTGGGCACGTTGTAACCGGCCTTGAGATGATCGAGAACCACAATAAAGTCATGTTTCCCGGGTTTTGCAAGCAGATTGCGCCGCCGGTTCTTTTCGTAAGCGCGCAGCATTTGCTCACGCCGCCTTTCGCGAAACTTGCGCGCGGACAGTTTTTCGGTCATGGAATTGCTCTAAACTGTTAGAATGAGGGATTACCCCTATGCATAACTCACAAACGCATTCTACCCTATGTCCAGCACCGGCGAGCAGTCATCCCCATCCTTGTTAGAGCAGGTTGACCTGCCGGAAGACCTGCGCCTGCTGGATATGGGGCAGCTGCAACCCCTGGCGGACGAATTGCGCGAGTTCCTGGTGGAGAGCGTGTCCCGCACGGGCGGTCATCTGGCTGCGGGTCTGGGCGTCGTGGAACTCACCGTGGCCCTGCATTATGTGTTCGATACCCCCAGGGACAAGCTGGTATGGGACGTGGGGCATCAGGCATATCCCCATAAAATTCTCACGGGCCGCCGGGAACGCATGGCGGGTCTGCGCCAGAAAGGGGGATTATCGGGATTCCTCAAGTGTAGTGAATCCGAGTACGATGCCTTTGGCGCGGGTCATTCCAGTACCTCCATAGGTGCCGCCCTGGGTATGGCCGTAGCGGCCAAACAGGAAGGCATACAGCGCGAGCATATTGCCGTCATCGGTGATGGGGCGCTGTCCGCAGGCATGGCTTTCGAGGCGCTGAATCACGCGGGCGCCCTGGACATGGATTTGTTGGTTGTCCTCAATGACAACGATATGTCCATTTCCAATCCCGTGGGAGCCGTGAGCAATTACCTCGCCCGAGTGCTGTCCAGCCGTTTTTACAACCGCGTGCGCGAGGGTGGCAAGAATGTTCTGGGTGTGATGCCGGGTATGCGCAATCTTGTCGATCGTTGGGAAGAGCATATGAAGGGTATGCTGATCCCAGGAACCCTGTTCGAGGAACTGGGTTTCAACTATATCGGCCCCATCGATGGCCATGACTTGCCCCTCATGGTGCAGACTCTGCGTAACATGAAGCAGATGCGCGGACCGCGCTTCCTGCACGTGGTCACCCAGAAGGGCCGGGGTTTTGCTCCGGCGGAAGGTGATCCCTGTGTCTATCATGGTGTCGGGCCTTTTGATCCGGATACCGGTCAGCAGAACGGGTCCGGCAGCAGTGGCAAGACTTATACCCAGGTATTTTCCGACTGGATCTGCGGCCAGGCGGCTGAAGACGAGCGCCTGTTGGCCATCACACCT
This sequence is a window from Thiolapillus brandeum. Protein-coding genes within it:
- a CDS encoding lysophospholipid acyltransferase family protein — encoded protein: MTLLRIIQRFLLLLLHTLYGIWLSLSIHKRQAPDGVSFPDPQPVARWSARLLDILGVEVIVHGDIPGESGLLVANHVSWLDIPVINSLTGSAFLSKNSIRYWPVIGWFAIASGTLFIRRGKHDAKRISQAIATRLREGRRMAIFPEGTTSDGRQVRRFFPRLFSAAIDTGAPVIPVALCYRVNGQPDTLAPYTRGRSFFRILLGILARPGSQVHVCFSGTLPASEYDRKGLAEASRSVIQAALEDPSLT
- a CDS encoding TrmH family RNA methyltransferase, coding for MTEKLSARKFRERRREQMLRAYEKNRRRNLLAKPGKHDFIVVLDHLKAGYNVPKIFRSAEAFGAHEVQLIDIGPFDPSPAKGAFRQVPARFFGNFDQSHKDLRARDYTLYALSPDSRHALPGEILPDRSAFIFGHEEIGLSFDPADYPDIQLLHIPQFGRVESLNVSIAASIVMYEYTRQRQA
- the dxs gene encoding 1-deoxy-D-xylulose-5-phosphate synthase, which gives rise to MSSTGEQSSPSLLEQVDLPEDLRLLDMGQLQPLADELREFLVESVSRTGGHLAAGLGVVELTVALHYVFDTPRDKLVWDVGHQAYPHKILTGRRERMAGLRQKGGLSGFLKCSESEYDAFGAGHSSTSIGAALGMAVAAKQEGIQREHIAVIGDGALSAGMAFEALNHAGALDMDLLVVLNDNDMSISNPVGAVSNYLARVLSSRFYNRVREGGKNVLGVMPGMRNLVDRWEEHMKGMLIPGTLFEELGFNYIGPIDGHDLPLMVQTLRNMKQMRGPRFLHVVTQKGRGFAPAEGDPCVYHGVGPFDPDTGQQNGSGSSGKTYTQVFSDWICGQAAEDERLLAITPAMCEGSGLVQFATDFPRRYFDVGIAEQHAVTLAAGMACDGLKPVVAIYSTFLQRAYDQLIHDVALQNLDVTFAVDRAGLVGADGATHAGAYDLSYVRCIPNMSILAPADENECHHMLQAAWEHPGPAMVRYPRGKGTGVEVEAGQALPWGKGEIRREGQRVALLCFGSMLATGMQVAEALDATVVNMRFVKPLDVQLLQEMAASHELLVTLEENALMGGAGSAVAEALNEKGIQVPLLPFGLPDRYLEQGTQREQLEMAGLTAGQILPILRERLGGL